Within Vigna unguiculata cultivar IT97K-499-35 chromosome 2, ASM411807v1, whole genome shotgun sequence, the genomic segment ATATGGTTGTTgctggttaaaaaaaaaaaaactaaattattggTACTGTTTTGGAGGTATGTTGAATTGCGAAAATAAGCACTTGGTATTCTAGGTGTGTAGATATGATTGCTTAATGTGTTAAGATAAATTTTGTAGTACCTAAACTAGTAGAATTCAttttactggtgtggcgcctagcgggaGATATgcttccgccaggcgataagTCACCAACAGAGGGCTATTAGTGCGTGGCACCTAGTGGCATGGGATTACCGCCATGCAGTTTGGAGCACAATTTTGCCTGGCGGTGCTTAGGCAGTGTCAGGTGATAGTGTAGGGGCAGGGGTCCATTGTAGATGGATTCGCATGGATGGGTTTGATggcttggtcagggatatgcttgattagttacgagcggagaggttcgtaacggagatttgagatgcatgattgatgcgggcggggaggtccatatttgttgtactcttgtgtggggatacgagcggggaggttcgtctgtttcgtgctcacacttgaggctgctatgagcgaggaggttcatagtaggtattcacgcatgttggactacgagcgagcATGTTCGTAGAGTTGGATTACGGGCAGGAAGGTCCGTAGAGCTAgaccatgagcgggtaggttcgtggaagcatgataatccctaaggaccaaggttgtgaatggatctttctcatataggttatgggATTGGggtgtaatgttataaataagtcaataaactaaaaattggcTAAGATAGATTGGGTGAgggttaatttttattattttattgattgtattatttttctttctcaactcaccctttctgtttgtgtttgacgatgatcgtgtgacttgtcacgcGGGAGTATATGTGAATCCAGGTGAGAACGTCGATGCATAGTGACAGAGCGGGGTAGACGATGGGGGGTTTTTCTCTGCGTtttattttcatgcattttgtaataaattttatgatgtttttttctctattatgaacttgtaataaagatAGAGTAGTGTGATTGAACTACAAcgagataagttttaaatttttccgcgCTTGGAAACTTTATAGTGTTTTAATTCCAAGagaaattttatgatatatgctttatctagtaatatccatctagGGTGTTATGTGGTACTTGCGGCTATTTGTTACTCGtgggtagcgggtattttaatacccacTTATAAACGGATCGGGTgtgggtatcatactatccatATTCGCATGTACCCGTTACccgtaaaaaattaaaattaaaattaaattatgttttattaagttaaatttaatgaaaattaaattttaatttatatttttttagattaaattaaattttaaatatttataaaatatatattgttttaatatctATGGGTACCCGCAGGTATTTTTTAAACGGATACCTACGTGGGTAGCAGGTGGATTTTTTTGTCGCGAGTAGGTACTATCCGTgtccgacccgacccgttgtcatccctacatACTGTCATCACCAACAATGGTAGGCAATTTATCCACAAGAGCCTAGTCAACTTCCATGTCAATCTCGACATCAAACACATTAGAAGCTTAGTTTAACATCCCCAATCTGATGAGTAACCTGAGACCACCAACAAAGTCATACTGCTGGAGTTGAAGAAGAGGATTACTCGGCAAAGGGTAGGTGGCCAAAGGACCCATTTGAAGTGTTGTGGGCTTATAGGTGCACTCCTCAGTCTTCCACTAAGGAAACACCTTTTAGCTTGGTATATGGTAGTGATGCTATGATTCCATTAGATATCGAATAATCATTTCCACACCGATCACAATTTGACAAGGAGCacaatgaaaattttctcattACTAGCTTGGACTTGTTGgtcaaaaaatgagaaaaagccTAAATCCGTGAAACAACTACCAAGCAAAGAGTGACGAGGATGTACAACTCCAAATTGCAACCAAGATCTTTAGAAAGGGTGACTTAGTGTGATGTATGGCCAACAACGCCAAGAAAAGTGACGACAAGTTCTCTACCAATTAGGAAGGACCTTTCCGAGTAGTCGAAGATGTCGACAAAGGAGCTTACTAGCTAAAGTATTTGTCAAGGTAATCGATACCCAATACTTGGAATGTAACccatttaaaattatacttcAACTAGGTGCTTgtaaataacttaattttataatatgtagTGTACTCCTTCCTTACTCGGTCTTTTTTTGCATAAATATGGTTTTGGTCAggaaggttttaacgagacacTTGATCATTAAAATGAGGGGTTTCTCCTTTCTACATAAGTTATTTTGTATTTCCTTAACATGGAAAATTTTGCATCATCTTAACAAGTTCCTTGCCACCTATCTAGGCGCTCGTGGCTAAACCATCAAGATAGTTCCCTGCCCCTAAGATATCAATTTGGCCCCTAACCCATGGGCCAGCCCTGACCGTCTCTTCATAAAGCCCCCTTTTAGGGGAGCCCAAAATGAGGGGGCACAAAAAAAGCCCCAGCCCCTAAAGCCCCCTCTCTAGTGGGTTAGGGCTAGGGATAAGGTGGGTTAGGCCCcccaaataatactacattaagcAAGAGTCAAAGATCAAGTCGAGCGACCCGGACGGGTCCGAAGACCCAGACAAGCCCGACGAGCCAAACAAGTCTGATCACCTGGACAAGTCTGAAGCCCAAGATGGGCCCGAAAACCCAAACGGGCCCTAAGGCCTGAAGACGCGAACCAACCTAACAAATTGGACGAGTATGAAGACCTAGACGTTCTTGATGACCCGGATGGGCCTAACAACCCAGATGGGCCTGACGACATGGACAAGCACGATGACTCAGACGACCTCGATGATCTGGATGGGTCCAACGACATGGATGCGCCCGAAAACCCGAATAGACCCAAACAACCCCGATGATCTggacgggcacgacgacccagACAAACCTAATGATCTGAAAGAGCTCAAAGCCCCAAACAAGCACGATGATCTAGACTAGTCGAATAATCCCAATGACCCTCACGAGACCGActacccggacgggcccgacgatccaggCGAGTCTGACGACCTGAAGTAGCTCAACGATCCAAACGGGCCTGACGATATAGACGAGccagacgacccggacgagccaaTGGTTCGGATGAGCCCAATGGTTTGGACGAGCCCTTTTAAGTCATTTGGCCCGTCAAGTTCGTTGGGCCCCTCCGGATCATCTTGCTCGTCCAACTCGTTGGGCCCGTTCTGGTCGTTGGACTCATCTTGGTCATTGGGCCCGTCTGGTTCATCGTGTCCGTCCGGGTTGTCAGGCCCGTCCAAGTCGTTTTCCTTGTTTGTGTCATTAGACCCGACCAGACAAACCCATCTAGGTCATTAGGCCTATCAAGTTTGTTGCGCTCGTCTAGATCTTCTGGCCCGTCCGACTCGTTGGGCCCGTTCTAGTCATCGAACTCATGTTGGTAATCGAGCCTGTCTGGTTTGTCGAGCCCGTTCGTGTTGttgggcccatccgggtcgtcacACTTGTTCGGGTCGTTAGGCCCGTGTGatttgtcgggcccgtccgagTGGTCGGTGCCATCCTGGTCGTCATGCTTGTCTAGTTCGTTTTGCCCGTCTAAATCGTCGAACCAGTCTGAATAGTCAGGCTGGTCCGGGTCGTTAGGCCTGTAACATCCCGACTGGATATAAcagatataaataataaaataaagaatttaagaataaacatcatttattaaaatgccatttcccaaaaatatgggaaatttaaaactttaattctttgtataataaactctaaaatcataaatataactCCATTACAAAAATCAAAGTCTAGTAATACGAGTTTACAAAATTGGTCCAAatcataaaacattaaaactcTGAGAAACTCTTTATCCCCGTCTAGCCCTGCTCTGACTTTATatctcaccagatccacctgcaacatcatctgctcatgTGCACCgcgtacatgatcatcgccaaacacaagtagataaggtgagctaataataaaataagcatatatacaatatatataaatattataatcacaccaaaggaattcatATTCTTTGATTTCACACACATGGCCACCACTATGTCaccgtgttctacatcttccgATGAGTACTTCAAGacgtcttgctgccacacctaccagccacaactagggatgtcaacggggcgggtagggtacgggtagtagctcccccatACCCTACccactggataaatattcgccccgtacccgtacccatatccatcAGATATTCGTTATGCgagtacccgtctatttttttcatatccgcgggtatccacgggtacccgcgggtatttacaaaattatttaaaaaataaatatttattcataaattcaaataaaataaaataaaatacatcattgtcataaattttaaataaagttcaaacaaactcaagtccatacaagtccaaataattataaaactaaatataaaatgacgttcaacacaatggaatcctttaattagtgttttgatcaacaagtccACTTTTTCCTATTGATtcatgaaaaataatcaaataataaaccccaactgccacgtgccaagtattcttattttgattccatcatttgacaataagcataccataaacgtcattatctatatagggtttgatgtatatgcctaatttcaaagaagagaaagagaagaatgtcaatgggtgtacttggaagaagacaacgtatCAATACTTAAAgctggaagaatgaagacagaagaagataagatgtgaaacttagaaaatattagatcagaatgttttttactaatatatacatatatatatatatatatatatatatatatatataatataatataagcgtatttttgtgaattaaagtttagcgggtacgggtatccacgggtacggatactatgatacccgtacctgtcccgttaacatgcgggtatcaaaaatacccgtacccgcgggtagcgagtatccatttttaatatctagtacgaatatttttgacatccctagaaaGGATATATCTAAAATGGTCTTTATTCCAATAGAAAGGAAACTTCAGCCTGTTATATCGTCCAATCGAGTTCACAACCACGTTGAAAAaccattcttaaaatttttgaacGACTGCGAGTACATGCTAAGTAAACGTGTATCTGGCTTACTAACTAAGGACAACAACGTGATGGTTGTCCCAGGTTGAGTGCCCAACACACCAACCAAAAAGCCTGTAGAAAACCCCAACTATTTGGATGAAGTTGTGTGGCacgacatttaaaatataaagaacaCCATAGTTAACTTGTTAAAAAGTAACCAGACATgaagttgaataaaaaaagcTATGTACATATAGATGTAGTCCTTCCCATACCCCTCTCGGACATGAGAGACATTATCTATGGCGCTTACCCTTTTAAAGGACACTATGTTCTCTACCTCTTTACTCTCGAACATATATATACTATTCAAGCATGAGTTCATTATTTGTGACCATCTAAATTTGGAAAAATCCCTCCTCACTAAGGGATCTATCCATTCATAGTCTTCCCTCCGAGGTGACCTGAAGGatcatttcttctttttctaatcACCTCTTGAATCATACATGGGGCCTTCAATGATGATACACTAGAGGATGAGGAGGCCTGACTACTATCACTACCCGTCTCTTCCGCAAAACCCATAGTTGATCCACTATGTGACATACCTGTTATTAGTAGGCTCTAGAGTACTAAACTTATCTAGAAGATATCAGTAGTAGAGCAAACTATATAGATCTTGATGCTCAACTAAGGAAAATGACCTCCCTATTTATGGCAAAGCTTTGCACCCTTTCGTCTTCCCACCCCTTCATCTCAACTCTTTGATCTCCTCATATCTAAGGCCTAGGAATCATGTCTCATCACCTTATTAATGTTGTTTTGATTCCTATGCAGCCTGAAAACCCTTCATCTCCAACATCAATTCAGGCCTAACACTTCATCATTACAATCTCTTTGGTGCTACCCTTCTCGAGGCTAGGGGGTTAATATACCCATAGGGTCAAGTAACcaaagaaatacaaattttatttacacaACTACGCGACACTAAAGACTATACCATAGCGGTAGTTTGCAAACTCGAGTATAGACATATCGAGCCTAGGGTGCTAGTGTACCATATATGTCCGAGGACATCTCGACTACCTATGCCTAGATGTACTTGGACCTTATGTATGATATGAACTTGCAATGTAATAACTTGGCCAACTACATGTCAATCAATCATGACATATTATTCACATGTCCAAATACATCTTGACCATCCATGCCTAAGTATACTCGTCTTGAATGGTCTGATCCACCAACATAACAGTGTCAGTCTGACCAAATACGTGTCAGCCAACCAAGACTGACACATGAAAAGTATTGACTAAGTTTACTAATTTAAGATCGCGATTAAAGAATGATTAAGCATATTTATTACCTAAAGACTAATCCATGTAATTAGCCACATGAATCTGGCTCATCCAAGtaaaaaactcataaataatagtataaataacaCAATTTACAATGTAACTATTCATATTCATTAATTACCACATTTATTGCTCACTAACGCACTTGACTAACTTGAACGTCAGAGTATCTTTTACGGACACTATCCTTATTCAAGTAAGAGAGGATGAGTATCTTAAAAGAAATACAAGTACACCTAAAGTTGGAAGCTTGAACGTTTGGAGTGCTTGCTGAAGTCTTTGGAGAGTATATCCAATTTCCTAAGAACATGTCAAATTAGATCAAAAGCATATTCATAATTTACATAAAACACTAATAACTAAATTTTGCGCATCCAAAACTTGATTCAAGACCAACAGTATATTTGCATACGAAACATCCCATTAACATATTATTGTTCTTTTCTCTAATATCATGtcacaaatttttatttcaaaagaatcaatttttctaataataactTATTTCAGTTTTTCAACTGCTTGCTTcagttttttaaataacaaataaataaaaaaaattaaaatccaattaatacaaaaatgtttaaaactaatttattataaatcctaattcttatttaaaaaataaattttacagcAAACAAACCTAAATACAACGTCCATTTATATAAGTCCCAATACAATAAtcactaaaattattttgttttaatcttaaaTACATACCATACATTATATCGTTTTGTTTCAAAATGTCCATGAATCATTGTTCAAAACTGAAATGATATAGATTGGACAAAAAGGTGTATGATTTAATATAACTATAAGtcatttttaggtttaaatcaTTAGGATGAGGCACTTTTCTATGGTCCAAGATAGTGTTGAGGACTTATAGGTAtgtaagagagagagagagagaggaatcAGATCCTAGTAGGAAAGATAAGGATTTGTTGGTAAGATTTGGATGACAAGATGAGACTGCAGCTAAAGATTCCACCCCACGTGACACACACTTTTTTGGTTTTTAGTTTCCATGAGACCAAAATTGTCcaataatataattcaaataactaGATAAACACGTGTTAACTGATAGTAGTTTGTTGTTGGAGGAATTTATCCTTCTTTGTAAATCTATTACACTAATCTTATAAcggtataaataaaaattatttatcttatatatccactattaaaaaaatttatatttttttatcaattttgttttaaattttttttataagaaatacttataaattttgttatgaaaaaaatttacagaaaattgttgtcatttttttttaaaatattttgtataaaacactttcgtaataaattttataaaaaatacttctaaattttataattttgtaggaaataattacccacgaagaaattacctgccaattaaaatttttagaaaaaatagcagaaaaaagtcattttttataaattattttaacaaatttgcaagaaaattctcatataatatgagaatttttagtagtgtcaATTTCATCGATTGATTTCTAACTAAACTTTAAGATCATACAAAAGTTATTTCGTCAATATTCTTATTGTTATAAAGTTCGATGTTGTACATCTAATAATAAAAGTGTTAGAAATTTCATAAAGAGTGTTAGAAAATTCACAAAGAGTGTTGTCTTTTTctcttattactattttttatttaaaaatatttaaatattagattttaattaaaaaataaagtttggaaACTAATGTCAGTTTGTTGATAATTTGAATTGAGTTATACTGAAATCAAATTATAAGATTCTaggtttagaaaaaaaatataataaatatgattaaaaaaatggagaGAGCAAACTTCTTTGactaaaaaatgaagaaaaaatataaattattttattactttttctatTGAAACGAATTATTTATGTCAAACCTAATGATCAGTACCATTTGGAACATGGACACAATATGATTGATATTCATCTATAATGTAGTTTGTTATAGGTTTAATATTGTTGGGTATTGGACTCCCTTCCTACGTGGAGAAGAGGTCCATAATTTGAGAAGTTCATGTCTCACTTAACTTAATGGAGAGgagactgaaaaaaaaaagatagaacaatagagtcagaattcACTGAAAACCATAGCACATTGAGAGAGCGATAGAGGGAAAAatttgttcacgtttttcactAAGCTGCCACCGTAACATTGGTTCTGCAGATTTGTTTACTATTGGATCGTGCTGAAAAGTTTACAGCAAGTTTGGAATGCATTGTTATTTATTCTAACTAGTCAAATCCTCAATACGAGGTCTAAGTTAGGAGAAATTAATTTCACACCGTAGTTGtgatttatatgttttttttttctctttgttattctctatttgaaagctttgttgttttgctatttggttgggtgttaaCACTATTTTGTGCAATTGATTAAGACTcatttgtactcttgttgatcatattggagctatttttttttgtctggaCGACTCATgatttttacccttgatttgaggggttttccacgttaaaattTTTGCTGTCTTTATTTGTGATtgtgattatttattattgttgttcttTGAtaattgctcctcatagattcttacAAGTTTACCAAAATTATATCCGTTGTATTATTcggtatattgtttgtgttattgttttttcatcaaataatatatttttcttatagtagtaatttaatatttttttatttaacatggttcttatattttttaaatgtcccaATCTATCTTCTGATAGaagaatattaatattgtttacATCATAATgagttaatatttattaatacaaccacttattctttttatatttttattgtttaatctcaaatacaaatttttacatcgagtctttttaaaaatataatctttatatatatatatatatatatatatatatatatatatatatatatcactacaAGAGAACTTGGTTTAAGTAATTAAATTGTTGGtcactaaaatgataaaattagtcactaattcaattagtaaccaatttagagtCTAATAATCACAAGTAGCTAAAACATAGGTAGTTAATATTAGCTACcaatttagtttctaatttagaacccaatttagtaaccaattatgTTGAAACCAATTTAGCAACCAATTATGTTGAaaccaatttagtaactaattgtatagaaaccaatttagtaatcaaatatttaaaaaccaatttaatgACCATTttattagaaaccaatttagtaACCATGTTATACAAAAACCAATTTAATGACCATATTATATAGAAACCAATTTAGttaccaaaaatatataaagataaaaaatggtCACTATATTGGTCtctaaataatgataatttgtttttaaatattttccacTTTCTTATTTGTCTACAAAatctttgatattttatatttaattctaaatttgatatcattattattaaaataatatatcaacaattaattttttttactataatttaaattattcattacaatatttaataataaattcaagaaTTTATACCGTGTTTGGTTTTCTCacattaaattcatattttacaattataaaaataaaaatatttaataatatattcttaatataaatcaaaatgtaatatatttagAAACATATATGCATGGATGTTACATAATGAAGCAGAAAAGCCAAACCACTACCACAAACATATCAATGGAACACCATTCCATCATTGAAAATTCTTCTATGTAGGGAATAAAAAtctaacaaaactaaaaatgaacaTATCGAAGCAAgagtttctttttatatatataacacaccTTGTTCATTCATGAATTCAAGTGCAATAATTGTTAAACACAAATAATCTCTTACTCATGTTGGAGTTGTAAGAACAACCAAAGTATTAGTTGTGTTATATAAGCTAtaagtacaattttttatttgccGTCATAGTTCCTCTCAAAACACCttcaacattttcttcaaaCTCAATTATTATCTACTTgtgaaaaaacattaaaaaagtattagagattgaaatatatatatatatatatatatatatatatatatatagagagagagagagagagagagaataatgaaacaaaattacCTTGATAAGAATTAGGTGGTTatatttcatcttcttcttgaGTTTACTCAAAACTTAGTGGCATGGATTGACGATTAATACTATTCATCCATTGTCGAATCATTGCATTGTTTTCCTTAAACAACCTCTCAAtgtttacaattttgattcgaAGTTCATCTCTTTCTTGCTTAACTCCTTCAAGGTCTTTTCTAAGTTTTTCAAGCTCTTGactttgaatcaatccatttgATGAAGATGTGCCATGATAATAAGGCCAACCTCTAATCACAGT encodes:
- the LOC114174474 gene encoding sporozoite surface protein 2-like yields the protein MGFAEETGSDSSQASSSSSVSSLKAPCMIQESGCYRPNDPDQPDYSDWFDDLDGQNELDKHDDQDGTDHSDGPDKSHGPNDPNKCDDPDGPNNTNGLDKPDRWVCLVGSNDTNKENDLDGPDNPDGHDEPDGPNDQDESNDQNGPNELDEQDDPEGPNELDGPNDLKGLVQTIGLIRTIGSSGSSGSSISSGPFGSLSYFRSSDSPGSSGPSG